CGCATCAGCGGATCGTCCAGCGACAGGTAGAAGCGCGAAGAACCCGGATCGCCCTGGCGGCCCGAACGGCCGCGCAGCTGGTTGTCGATGCGGCGGCTTTCGTGGCGCTCGGTCGCGACGATGCGCAGGCCACCCTGAGCCTTGACCTGCTCGTGCAGGCTCTGCCATTCACCGCGCAGCTGCTGGATGCGGCGCGCCTTCTCGTCGGCGGGGATCGCGTCATCCGCCTCGATGAACTGCACCTGCTTCTCGACGTTGCCGCCCAGCACGATGTCGGTGCCGCGGCCCGCCATATTGGTGGCGATCGTGATCACGCCAGGCCGGCCGGCCTGGGCGATGATCTCGGCCTCCTTGGCATGCTGCTTGGCGTTCAGCACCTGGTGCGGCAGCTTGGCCTCGGTCAGCAGCTTGGAGATCAGCTCGGAGTTCTCGATCGAGGTGGTGCCCACCAGGGTCGGCTGGCCGCGCTCGTGGCAGTCGCGGATGTCCTTGATCACCGCGTCGAACTTCTCCTGGCTGGTCTTGTAGACCAGGTCCAGCTCGTCCTTGCGGATGGTCGGCCGGTTCGGCGGGATCACCACGGTCTCCAGACCGTAGATCTCCTGGAATTCGTAGGCCTCGGTATCGGCCGTGCCGGTCATGCCCGACAGCTTGCCGTACATGCGGAAGTAGTTCTGGAAGGTGATCGAGGCCAGCGTCTGGTTCTCGCTCTGGATCTGCACGCCTTCCTTGGCCTCGACGGCCTGGTGCAGGCCGTCGCTCCAGCGCCGGCCCGTCATCAGGCGGCCGGTGAACTCGTCGACGATGGTCACCTCGCCGTTCTGCACCACGTAATGCTGATCGCGGTGATACACATGGTGCGCGCGCAGCGACGCGTACAGGTGGTGCATCAGCGCGATATTGCCGGCGTCGTAGAGGCTGGCGCCCTCGGGCAGCAGGCCGGCCTGGCTGAGCAGCCGCTCGGCGTTCTCGTGGCCGTCCTCGGTCAGGTAGATCTGGTGCGACTTCTCGTCGACGGTGAAGTCGCCCGGCTCGATCACGCCCTCGCCGGTGCGCGGATCCAGCTCGCCGATCTGCTTCTTCAGATGCGGCGCGACCTTGTTGATCGCCTGGTAGACATCGGTCTGGTCGTCGGCCTGGCCCGAGATGATCAGCGGCGTGCGCGCTTCGTCGATCAGGATCGAGTCCACCTCGTCGACGATCGCGTAGGCCAGGCGGCGCTGCACGCGGTCGGCGGTCTCGTAGACCATGTTGTCGCGCAGGTAGTCGAAGCCGTACTCGTTGTTGGTGCCGTAGGTCACGTCGGCACGGTAGGCGGCCTGCTTCTCCTCGCGCGGCATATTGGGCAGGTTGATGCCCACGCTCAGGCCGAGGAAGTTGTAGAGCTTGCCCATCTCCTCGGCATCGCGGCGCGCCAGGTAGTCGTTCACCGTCACCAGGTGCACGCCATTGCCGGTCAGCGCATTCAGGTAGACCGCCAGGGTCGCCATCAGGGTCTTGCCTTCGCCGGTGCGCATTTCGGCGATCTTGCCGGAGTGCAGCACCATGCCGCCGATCAGCTGCACGTCGAAGTGGCGCATCTTCAGCACCCGCTTGCCACCCTCGCGGCAGACCGCGAAGGCCTCGGGCAGGATCGCGTCCAGCGCCTCGCCGCCGGCCACGCGCTGCTTGAACTCCTCGGTCTTGGCGCGCAGCTCGTCGTCGCTCAGCGCCTCGAACTTGGGCTCCAGCGCATTGATCTGCTGCACCACGCGGCGGTATTGCTTGAGCAGCCGGTCATTGCGGCTACCGAAAATCTGGGTGAGAAGCTTGGGCAACATGCAGCAGCGTCAGAGGTAAGAGCATCGGCGCGCGTCGGGGGCGGCCGCCGTGCGGATGGCATGGGTGAGTGATGGGATCTGCGATGGCCAGTTGGGGCCGGGCGACGCGAATGCAATACATGGGCGATTCAGCGCAAACCCTGACCCGCGGCCGGGCCGCAGAAAAACCCACCGAGTTTAGCACCGGGGTGATGACGCCCAACCGCCCCACTACACTGTGGCCATGCGCCCCAACTACCTGCCCGCTCCCGCGAAACCGACGGTGCCCGAGCCGCAGACGATCGCGACCACGCTGACCCGCCACCAGGGTCTGGCGCGGCTGGGGCAGCTGCTGCGGGAGTCGAACCGGCGCCTGGAGATCGTCGCGGTGGCCCTGCCCGGCGCGATGCGGCGCTTCGTCAAGGCGGGCCCGATCGACGAGGAAGGCTGGACCCTGCTGGCGGCCAACGCCGCGGTGGCGGCCAAGCTGCGCCAGCTGCAGCCGCGGCTGCTGGAGTTGCTGGCCGAGGCAGGCGTGCCGCCGGCCAAGCTGCGCATCAAGGTGCTGCAGCTGCAACAGCCCTGAACGCCGCGCGAGCGAAAGAGATGGGGAAAGAAGCTGGTGCCGGCTATCGGATTCGAACTGATGACCTACCGCTTACAAGGCGGTTGCTCTACCAACTGAGCTAAGCCGGCACGGCTTGAAAGAGAAACCAAGATTCGGCGGCGAAGCGCCGAGCCGCGATTGTAGGGGCAAGAATGCCCCGTTTTCGCGAACCCGGGTCCGCCCAGCTCGATCAACGAGTTTTTTATTTACTTGATGCGCTTGAGCGCCGGGCGACCGCCGCCGGGCGCCGGGCCCTCGGGATCCGGCGTCGTGTCGGCGGGCGCAGCGCCCTCGACCGTGGCGGGTTCGGCCGGCGCGTCCGCCGGGGCCTCCGCGCTCGGCGCCAGGCGCAGGCCGCGCAACGGCGTCGCGGGCTTGGCCGGTGCGGCCGCTTCCGTCGGCTCCTGGTCGGCCGCCGGCGCGCTGGGCGCCGGGAAGGCCATGCCCTGCCCGTTCTCGCGCGCATAGATCGCGACGACATGGTCCACCGGCACGATGATCTCGCGCGAGACGCCGCCGAAGCGGGCCTTGAACTGGACAAACTCGTTGCCGAGCTCCAGGCCGCTGGTGGCGTCGAAGCCGATGTTCAGCACGATCTCGTTGTTGCTGACGTACTCCTGGGGCACCTGCACCGAGCGGTCGACATGGACCGCGATGTAGGGCGTGAAGCCGTTGTCGGTGCACCAGTCATGCAGGGCCCTGATCAGATAGGGCCGAGTGGACGTGCTGTTGGTGCCGGCGGAGCCGCCGTCGCTGCTGTGATCCATGAACCGAGTTTATTACTTGCGCATCACCTTCTCGGACGGCGTCAGCGCCTCGATGTAGGCCGGGCGCGAGAAGATGCGCTCGGCGTACTTCAGCAGCGGCAGCGCGTTC
This genomic stretch from Roseateles sp. DAIF2 harbors:
- the secA gene encoding preprotein translocase subunit SecA, which translates into the protein MLPKLLTQIFGSRNDRLLKQYRRVVQQINALEPKFEALSDDELRAKTEEFKQRVAGGEALDAILPEAFAVCREGGKRVLKMRHFDVQLIGGMVLHSGKIAEMRTGEGKTLMATLAVYLNALTGNGVHLVTVNDYLARRDAEEMGKLYNFLGLSVGINLPNMPREEKQAAYRADVTYGTNNEYGFDYLRDNMVYETADRVQRRLAYAIVDEVDSILIDEARTPLIISGQADDQTDVYQAINKVAPHLKKQIGELDPRTGEGVIEPGDFTVDEKSHQIYLTEDGHENAERLLSQAGLLPEGASLYDAGNIALMHHLYASLRAHHVYHRDQHYVVQNGEVTIVDEFTGRLMTGRRWSDGLHQAVEAKEGVQIQSENQTLASITFQNYFRMYGKLSGMTGTADTEAYEFQEIYGLETVVIPPNRPTIRKDELDLVYKTSQEKFDAVIKDIRDCHERGQPTLVGTTSIENSELISKLLTEAKLPHQVLNAKQHAKEAEIIAQAGRPGVITIATNMAGRGTDIVLGGNVEKQVQFIEADDAIPADEKARRIQQLRGEWQSLHEQVKAQGGLRIVATERHESRRIDNQLRGRSGRQGDPGSSRFYLSLDDPLMRIFAGDRVRAIMDRLKMPEGEAIEAGIVSRSLESAQRKVEGRNFDIRKQLLEYDDVSNDQRKVIYQQRNDILEAQELVAQIGNLRASALTDVVRSFVPAESLEEQWDLPALERVLKDEWQIDAGLQAVVEKSDSITDDEILEKVIAAGDALFAEKLERVGLEQFSPFMRMVLLQSIDQHWREHLAALDYLRQGIHLRGYAQKNPKQEYKREAFELFSQLLDVVKMEVTRVLLNVRIQSQEEASAAAEAIEQRAESVSNVTYTHPNEDGSVSQDAAQDPAPVYGHVGRNDPCPCGSGKKYKLCHGKLS
- a CDS encoding ClpXP protease specificity-enhancing factor: MDHSSDGGSAGTNSTSTRPYLIRALHDWCTDNGFTPYIAVHVDRSVQVPQEYVSNNEIVLNIGFDATSGLELGNEFVQFKARFGGVSREIIVPVDHVVAIYARENGQGMAFPAPSAPAADQEPTEAAAPAKPATPLRGLRLAPSAEAPADAPAEPATVEGAAPADTTPDPEGPAPGGGRPALKRIK